A stretch of DNA from Dehalococcoidia bacterium:
CCTGGAGCTTCGTATCGGGTTCGGCGATGCCCTGCTCGATGGGGATGAGCTGCCATTTGTAGTCGATGATGCTGTTGGTGTCGTCGTCCACCGTGATGTCAAAGCGGCCTATCTGGTTGGTGCCCACGCCTGCCTGCGCGATGAGTACGTTGTTGACCTTGGCAGGATGCTCCAGGATGGTGTGCGAATGTCCGCCGATAATTATGTCCACGCCCCATTCCGGTCGGAGCAATTTGGCCAGCTCAATGTCAGAGTCGTAGCCGATATGAGTCAGCAGAACGGTCAGGTCTATGTCATCGTGCTTGTAGGCGTCGGTGATGATGCCTACCTCGCGGCTGGCTTCCTCCAGCGAGATGAAGCTGCCGACTAGGGAGTCCTTCTTGACGGAGTCGATGACCTTGTCGGTGATGATGCCGATGAACATGATGTCGAAGCCGGCCTTGGGGATTACCTGGAAGGGCTTCATGAGGCGTTTGTTGTATCCCTTGATATAAAGATTGGCGTTGACGATGGGGAAGTTGGCCACCTTCTCCAGGAACAGCAGGTGCGGCAGGCCGTAGTCGAACTCGTGGTTGCCCAGCGTCACCACATCGGGGGCCAGGTAGTTCATTATCTCCATGGTGGAGATGCCTTTGTACTCCGCGTCGATAAGCGAGCCCTGCACCATATCTCCGGCGATAACGTAGAGGACGTTTCCCTCCTCTTTGCGCACCTTGTTGATATAGCCGGAGAGCAGCGCCAGCCCGCCGATGAGGTCGCCCTTGCCGGCGCTGGCCTCGGCCAAAAAATCGCCGTGCATATCGTTGGAATGCAAAATAGTGAACTTCCTGGTGGTTCCCATATTTATCTCCTAACCCTTCCGTGAGAGAAATTCTTGTGCAGTCCGCCGCATCTTCGGCCCGTATTTTGGGTGGCATTTAAACTTGCCGCCGCGATATTAAACTTGATTATAGCATGAGAACGGTGACATGGAACGCAAAAAGAAGTTTTCGATATGGTTATTGTTCATATGATTCTGGACTATTTTCCATTCCCTCTTTCACAAAATCAAAGAGGAGGGATTTTCCCCTCCTCTTAAATTTAAATATCGTAAAATCTTTTCAGGGTTTCATATGCTGTTGTAAAAACCGCTTCTCTGGCACAGGTAGGCGTACTTTTGCCTGGGCATCCAGAAAAGCCGCTTGAGTCTGAACAAAGCGCTTTTTAGGCTATCCATATCACCCCCTCCTTTTAACATAACTCTAAGCCTATTCTAGGCTAATCGAACCGGTTGTCAATGCGCCATTAGTAGGGGTGGATATGGTATTTAAGTAGGCCTACTTTTCCAGAGTTTCCTTCATGGATTCCCAGTAGTAGTCGCGCCAGCCCTGAGCGATGGATTCATACTGGTCATCGGGCACGCCGCTCTGGGTGAAAATCATGCGCGTGCCACCGGCGACAGGAGAGAACTCCCAGGTGGCTCGGGTAGTGCCCCTCCGGCCAGTCGCTTGCGCGCCAGGACTGCACGATTTTCTTGTCCGGAACGAGCTCGAGATTGATGCCGTCGATATAGCCGTCGCCGGAGCTGATTTTGCCGCCGACCTTGCGGCTGATGGTGGTTCTGGACCGGGTGAACTGCCCGTGCTTTTTCTCGTCCATAAGCAGCTCGTACAGCTCATGCGGGCTGGCTTTGAAGGTGACCTGCTGGCGTATGGTGCGGGTTTTCATAATTCACCTCACTACAGTATCTGCTGATTGTAAATATGCGGCGCTGTGATGTCAAAAAACAGCGGAATACTCAAAACGTGAGACTAATGTCACTGCAGGGTTTCTAATCAGCGCCTAGAATGCATATAATAATGCATATAATCATGAAAGGAGTGAATGATGGAAGAACAGTCGGTTAATCTGATAGAGGCTGTCGAATACCAGCGGGATGCGGTGGTCAGCCGGACCCTGCTCGATAAAAAAGCGGGCACGGTTACTCTGTTTGCTTTCGATGCCGGGCAGGGATTAAGCGAGCACACGGCTCCCTTCGATGCGCTGGTACAGGTGCTCGACGGAGAAGCCGAAGTGACCATCTCAGGCAAGGCCATCACCGTCAAGCAGGGGGAAATGGTGGTCATGCCTGCGGGAAAGCCGCATGCCCTCCGCGCCATCAAACGTTTCAAGATGCTGCTGGTGATGATAAAAGCATAGGGTGGAGGAAAGGCAATCCTCGCCCATCGAAAGGGCGGGTTTGAAACCCGCCCCTACACGGGTACGTCTGCCACGAACGAGATTTATACTGGCAGATTACGCACAAATCTATTGACAATGCCCCATGCCTGTGCCATAATCCCAGCCAGGTATAGAGTTTGGTACTCCCAACCTGTGAGTTAGCTCGTCGTAACACGGTGTCCAGGCCATGGATGACAGACTTCAGCCGAGTTTGAAAGAAGGGAGGTCATCCTTGAGCTATCAGGACAGAACCCTCGCGTGCGTAGACTGCAAAGCCGATTTCACATTTACCGCCGCCGAGCAGGAATTCTATGCCAAAAAAGGCTTTACCAACGACCCCAAGCGCTGCCCGACCTGCCGCGCTGCTAAGAAACAGCGGCTGGGCGTGCAGGAAACCGGCGGTCAGCGGCAGATGTTCCCGGCAGTCTGCGCCACCTGCGGCAAGGACACCCAGGTACCGTTCGAACCAAGGAACGGACGTCCGATTTACTGCAGCGACTGCTACACCAAGAGCAAGAGCTAACCACAACTCCTTTTTTGGACTATTGAGGCAGGGCTTATGCCCTGCCTCTTTTTTATTAAGGGAGAGGGTGGTGTGGCGGCAATTAGAGCCAAGCGCCTAGCGTTGCTACGCGCTGGTTGAAGAACACCCGCCGGACAGAGACCATGCAGCCGCCTTGCGGTCTATCTCTTTGATAAAAGCGTCTTTGCCTTGCGCGTAAGCCTCGGTGTCGCCCGGGAACTTCGTCGCTAGCGACTCCTTCAAACTGGCGTACCGCCTCGCTTCTTGCGGGTGTGAGCGGAGATAGTCGCGGAAAAGCAGGTGGCGGGCAACCTCCGGGTGTCCCTCCGCGAAGGCATGTAGGTGGTACGTGTGTGAGTCCAGTGAGCCTTTGAAGAAATAGCGACGCCCTGCAATACCGTATTCACCCATTGGTGTGTACCCCACTGAAGTCATCCTCTCATTCAGACCATCGAGAGCCTCAATATTGCACACCTCGGCCAGCATATCGATGATGGGTTTGGCCTGGAGGCCGGGTACCGAAGTGCTGCCGATGTGGTGTATGCTCACCAATTCTGCTCCTAGAATATCGGCAAGGAGTTTGGTCTCGGCTTCAAATGAGCGGGGCCAGGCAGGGTCGTAGGGGACGACTTCGACTTTACGCATCTGTCGGCAATCTACCACTCCACGATAATTATTGTCAAAGCTGGGCGCTGATTTGGCTTTACTGCCTCAAAGCACAAATGATAGAATGATTCAACTTAACAGTTAGGGGGGACCGATGTTCGGCAAATCAGAACACAAAGTCACCATTTATACCACGCCCAATTGCTCCGTTTGCCGCAAGGCCAAGGAATACCTGGCAGGAAAAGGCATCGCTTTCGAAGAGATAGACGTGGCCGCGGACAGGAGGGCGGCTGATGAAATGGTGCAGAAATCCGGCCAGATGGGCGTACCTGTCATCATCGCGGACGGTGTAATGCTGGTGGGTTTCAACCAGTTCAAACTGGACGTGGCGCTCAAGATAAAGAAATAGGCTTTAACGCCCTTCTGCTATGCGGTACATATCGCGATATGCCTTTCCATCCCCGGAAGTGATTTGTTCCAGCTTGTTATGCAGTTCGGCCATACGGCGGATAAACTCCGGGCTGTCCTTTTGCTTCACCAGTTCAGCCCATTGCGAGGCTTTATTGATAAACTCCGCCTCGATGGCGGGCAGCTCGGGCAGGTTGGTCTGTATTGAAGCATAGAGCGACGGGTCTTCGTTTAGCACGCTGGCCACCAGCGTCATCAGCACCCTGAAGGTGACGCCGCTGGCAAGCTTCATATCCGCCAGGTTATCCAGGTTGAGCAGCGTATCGCCTGACACTATGGCGATGTAATGCGCCAGCCCCAGCACGACGGCCATCAGACGGTCGTGTTCGGCGGGCGTCATCAGTTTCACGTTTGCGCCCCTTTTCTCCAGGAAGCTTTTAGCCTGTTCCGCCAGCGCTTTTTCTGAATCGCTGGTAGGAGTGAGCACGACGTTATGCCCGGTGAGTCCCTCGGCGCCGGGGCCGAAGACGGGGTGAGTGCCCAGCACCAGGCAGCCCGCGAGATACCTGTGCATGACTTCGACAGGCATGGTCTTGACCGATGTGACGTCGATAACTGTCTGGCCCTTCTTTACGAAGCGGCTTAGCTCCTTTACAATTGACTCGAAGGTGGCGATGGGGACAGAAATAATGATGAGGTCGGCCTGGCTCACCGCTCCCAGGTCTGTCGTACCCTCGACATGGAGTTCTTTGCGGGCGGCGGACAGCCTTTCCTCATTGCTACCGATGAGGATAACCTCTATCTTTTCGGCCAGCAGGAAACGAGCCATCCATTTCCCCATTTTGCCCGCTCCGCCGACAATGGCTATTTTCACGACTGCTCTCCTGTCTCGGTGGCGGCTTTAGGATAAGAGCCGAGCACCTTGAGGAAGATGACGTGCGCCTCGAGCGCTTTAAGCACCTCCGCAACGCCTTTATCCAGGCGGTGCCCCTCGAAATCGAGGTAGAAGTTATACTCCCATGGCTTGCGGCGGGTGGGGCGCGATTCAATTTTGGTCAGGTTTATCTTTCTGTCCGCCAGTTCGCGCAGGAAGTCGAAAAGCGAACCCGGGCGGTCCTTGACCGAGAACACGAGCGAGGTCTTGTCGTTACCGGTGGGCGGCGAGTCCTCTCCCGACAGCACGAAAAATCGCGTGAAGTTATTAGTGGTGTCCTCAATGCCGCTGGCGAGTATGCGCATGTCATAAATAGAGGCTGAACGCGAGCTGGCGACCGCCGCCGCATCAAGGAGCTTCTTTTCCTTTATCATTTTCACGCTGCCCGCCGTGTCCAGTGTTGGGATAGTATGGCAGCCGAGATGTTTTAAGAATGCCTGGCACTGTCCCAGCGCCTGCGGATGGGAATAGACGCTCTTTATCTGGGCCAGACTGGCTCCCGGGCTGGCGATAAGGCAGTGCGAGACGCGCAGGTTGAGTTCGCCGCACACCTTGAGCGGCGATTCGAGCAGCAGGTCGTAGGTCTTGCTGATACTGCCTTCCAGAGAATTTTCCACGGGCACCACGGCGAAGCCGGCTTCGCCACGCTCTACTGCGCTGAAAACATCCTCCAGCGTCTCGCAGGGTTTTGTCTCAATAGCCGCGCCGAAGAAGTTGAAGGCTGCCTGCTGGCTGTAGGCACCGGGTTCGCCCTGGAAGGCCACACTGATACCCTGGACGCCTTTAGAAGCGGCTATTATGCGGCGGTAAACACTCTCGACAGCGCTTGCATCGATACCCTCGTCCGCTGCCAGTTTGCGGATGCGTTCCATGACGACGGCTTCACGCGACGCGTCGGTCAAGGACTTCCCCAACCTGGTCTTCTCCTTCCCAATTTCGCTGGAAAGCTTAAGCCTTTCTGCCAGCAACCTGACCAGGCGGGCATCTACGTCATCTACAGAGCGGCGTAAATATTCAAGGCTCATGCCAACACCCCCGGCAGTTTGCCTGCCCTCATAGCCAAGTCGCATAGCACCACCGCCATGGCGGCTTCCGTCACCACCACGGCGCGCGGCACAATACAGGGGTCGTGCCTGCCGCTGATGGCCAGTTCAGTTACGCTCATGGTCTGCAAATCTACACTGCGCTGCGGCTGGGAGATGGACGGTGTGGGTTTGACGGCGATGCGGGCCACTACGGGCATGCCGGTGGAGATGCCGCCCAGCGCCCCGCCGGCGCGGTTGGAAGTGGTAAGAACCCGGCCTTTTCTAACGGTGAATGGGTCATTGTTCTCCGAGCCCTTGAGGTGCGACACTGAAAAGCCGGCGCCGAACTCTACTCCCTTGACGGCCGGTATGGCAAAGAAGGCTTTGGAAAGCTCTCCCTCGAGCGTGTCAAAAACAGGTTCGCCCAGTCCTGCCGGGACTCCCAGCGCAATGACCTCGATAATACCTCCCAGGCTGTCTCCTGATTGCCTTGCCTTCTCGATGGTCTGCACCATCACCTCCGCCGTCTGAAGGTTGGAGCAGTGCACGGCACTCCCGGGGGCGTTCTTGCGTATCTCGTCGTAATCGCGGGCGATGGCTTTGATACCGCCTATCTCAGTAGTGTGCGCCAGTACCTCGATGCGCAGTGTCGCCAGCAGCTTTTTGGCCACCGCTCCTGCCATGACCAGCCCGGAAGTGATGCGCCCGGAAAAACGCCCTCCGCCGCGGTAGTCGGCATAACCGCCGTATTTGACATAAGCCGTATAATCGGCGTGGCCGGGGCGTGGCACGAAACGCGTTTTCTCATAGGCACTCGAGTCTTTATCCTCGTTCCAGACCGCCAGGCACAGGGGCGCTCCGGTCGTCCTGCCGCTAAATACACCCGACAGGATGACGCCTTTGTCCTCCTCCTGCCGCGGTGAAGATACGGAGCTCATCCCGGGCTTGCGCCGGTCCAGGTCAGGCTGCAAGTCGGCTTCGGAGAGCGCCAGGCCGGCCGGGCAGCCGTCGATGACAACACCGACGAGTTCGCCGTGGCTTTCGCCGAAGCTGGTAACACTGAATAATTTACCCAGGCTGTTTGACATCGCTTTCCACCTTTGCGCCAAGTGAAGCCAGCGCCTTCCAGAATTCGGGATAGGTTTTCTCCACGCTCTCCGCCCCCAGGATTGTGGTGTCGCCGACGTCCGTTCCCAGGACGCCGAAGGCCATCGCCAGACGGTGGTCGGCGTGGCTGTCTATCTCCGCTCCCCTGAGGCGCCCCCCCATAATTGAGAGGCGGTTTTCCTCCTCGCGTACGCGGACGCCCATTTTTTGCAGCTCCTGCTTTAAAGCCTCCACGCGGTTGGATTCCTTGAGTCGCGCGCTTCTGATGCCGCTGAAATGGCTCTCGCCCTCGGCCGCCGCCGCCAGCACCGCCAGCGTGGGCAGCAGGTCGATGCAGTCTGTCAGGTCCGCTGTTATGCCGTGCAGATAAGACTTTTGCACCATAACGGAGCTGCGCCGCACAGAAAGGCGCGTCCCCATCTTTTGAAGCAGGTTGAGCACCACGCGGTCTCCCTGCAAACTCTCGGCGTTGAGGTTGGTGACCACCACTTCGCCGGAAAGCGCCCCCAGCGCCAGCAGATAGGACGCCTGCGACCAGTCGCCCTCCACAGTGTAATCGGCAGGGCGGTAATCTTGCCGGGCAACCTTGAAATCCGCCATATCCGGCGACGCTGCGACGCGTATGCCGAACTTCTTGAGGCACTCGATGGTCATGTCGATATAGGGTCTGGAAGCCAGCGGCGTGGTTAACTCTATATGCATTCCCTGAGGCGCTAACGGCGCCGCCAGCAGCAGCGCAGAGATGAATTGCGAGCTGACATCGCCCGGCATTTTCACCGTGCCTCCGCTGAAGGAGCCGCCCTCGACCACTACTGTTGAGCCATCCAAACGGCATTTGACGTTGAGTTGGGCCAGGGCGTCGATGAGCGGCAGCACTGGTCGTTTAGCCATCCCGGCGCCGGGAACCAACCGAACCGTACCCGGCACTACCGCCGAAAGCGCTATCATAAAGCGGAAGGTGGCGGCGGAATCGCGGCAGAAAAGCTCGGAGTCAGGGGCTTTGAGTTTGCCGCCGCTGACGCGCCAGCCGTAGGCGCTCTGGCGCACGTCGGTGCCTATTTTTTGCAGCACCTCGGCGGCAGCCAGGGTGTCGTCCGACGACAGGGCGCGGCGGATATAGCTCTGGCCGGGGGATAAAGCGGCGCACATCAGCGCGCGGATGGTGTAGCTCTTGGATGACGGCGCGTCCAGAATGCCGTGCACCAGGCTTTTAGAGACGGAAACCTTCATATTCACCCAGTCTTTCGATAATCTTGTCAGCGGCATCCTCGATACCGAGTCTGGATGTGTCCAGAGTAATATCGGACGCTTGCTCGTAGAGGGGACGGCGCTGCGCCATAAGAACCTCGATGGACTTTGCACCCTTTATATTTGCCAGCAGGGGGCGCTTGCCCTTGGCGGAGGATACCCGCTTGCGCACGGCTCCCTCTGAAGCCTTAAGATATACCAGAACGGCTGTTTTTCTCAGCGCATCCGTATTGGACTTGTTGAGTACCACGCCGCCGCCGCAGGCGATGACCTGTCCTGCCTGGCGCGCCACCTCGGCGGTTACGACCCGCTCCAGCTCCCGGAAGGCAGGCTCGCCGTCTTCTTTGAAAATGTGAGCGATGCTCTTGCCAGCTTTTTTCTCGATGAGTTTGTCTACATCCACGAAAGTTTTTTTCAGCTTTCTGGCCAGCGCCCGGCCCACGGACGACTTTCCGGCGCCCATGAATCCGATGAGCGCCACGCTCGTTTTGACCTTAGCCGGTTCCTTTGCCTTTTTGCTGTGTTTCCCATCCTTGCCCTGGGTGAGGGCGACCAGAGCGGCCTGCCGCATCATGTCCAGCGGAGCCTCTTTGCCGGTCCACAACTCGAATGCAAGAGCACCCTGGCGTACCAGCATTTCCAGCCCGCTGATAACCCGGCAGCCCCGAGCGGCGGCCTCCCGGAGCAAGCGCGTCTCAAGCGGGGCATAGACGACATCGAAGACGGTCAGGCTGGACCGGAGCAGGTGAGCCGGAACGGGTGTATCCCCGGCGCCGGGCGACATGCCGACGCTGGTAGCATTGACCAACAGGTCAGCCTTTACTAGCGCGGTCTTGAGGTTAGCGGCATCAAGTTCAAGGGCGTCCACTTTCGATTTGGCCACCCGGCTCAGGTTTTGTGCCAGCAGGACAGCCTGTTCCATTTCTATCTTGCGGTTTAGGACTGTGATAGAGGCTCCGCTCTGCGCCAGGGCGAAACCGATGGCACGGGCGGCACCGCCCGCGCCCATCAGAACAATTCTTTTGCCCTGCGGGTTGAAGCTGGCTGCCAGCAAAGACTGCAGAAAGCCACTGGCATCTGTATTATAGCCTTTGAGCCTGCCGTTGTCGTTGACGATGGTGTTGACCGCACCGATGTCCCGGGCCAGCGGGTCAAGCTCGTCGAGGAGCGGCACGACGGCGGCTTTGTGGGGAATAGTGACGTTCAGTCCCCTTATGCCTAGGGCCTTCATGCCCTGTATGGCGGTGCCAAGCTCCGTGCTCTTCACCCGGAAGGCTAGATAGGCGTAGTCCAGCCCGAGGCTGGCCATGACGGCGTTGTGCATGGCAGGCGAAAGGGTGTGGCTCACCGGGTCGCCGATGACGCCGCACAATCTTGTCGTGGCGTTTATCATAAGTGTATCATCTCATATATACTCCGCAGCTGAGAGACAGTGAGCTGCCCGGAAGCTGACTGCGCTCCCTCGTTTATCGCTGCATAGGTGAAAGCGCCTCCGCAAAGCGGGCAGAGGATGCGGCTCATCTGGCCGCGCTGTCCCATGGCAAAAGCCACTATCTCAGCGGGGCGGAACTCGCTCATCATTCCTATGACATTCGCGTTATCGTCGAAGCTGCGGGCGGTGGTCACCAGCTTGCAGATATCGGCACCCGCCGCCAGTTCATCCTCGATAATGCGGCGCAACTCCGCGGGGGGCGGCGTGCGGCGCGTGTCGTGGTGAGAGATGAGACATTTAGCTTTCTTTTTAATAACGGGCACCATTTCATCCAGGTCGGGCGCGGCCAGCTCGATGTCCACTATGCTTGCTCCTAAATTGAGCGCTCTGAGCAACTCGTCCCGGCGCGCCTCCTCGCTGCCCTCCCACAGACCGCCCTCGGCCTTTAGTCGATTGGTAGCAATCCATGGCTTCTTCAAAACCCGTGCCACATCCCGCCACGACTTGCCTATTATGTCTATCCTGACTTCGAAAAGGTCGACCAGCGGCTCTACTTTTTCGATAGAGTCAAGGTCTGTGTTCGTGATGACGGCGCAAATGCGTGGCGTATCCATATTTACTCTGCCAACGCCTCGGCCACCATGGCGAGATCCACTTTATCCGTTATGATGACCTGCCCGATGCGCACGGGAAGGATGAATTTCGTCCTGCCTCCCGACACTTTTTTGTCGTGCTTGATGGCCTCCAGCACGTCGGCAATTTTGAGTTCCGGCATAGTGATAGGTAAGCCAGCAGCGGTGATGATATTCATCAAACGCTTCAAGTCACGGTCAGGGAATAAACCCATGCGGCAGGCTATGCGGCTAGCCGTCACCATGCCTACGGCTACAGCCGTGCCGTGGTTCACCTTGAAGCCGGTGACCGCCTCGATAGCGTGTCCCACCGTGTGGCCGAAGTTGAGCATGTTACGCAGTCCCCTGTCGCGCTCGTCGCGGCTCACGATGCGCGCCTTGACAGCTGCGGCGCGCAGGATAGCTGTTTCCAGCGTTTTTTCATCGAGATACTTAAGCTCTGTCATCCTGCGTTCGAGCAACCCGAAAAGCAACCTGTCGCCGATGACGGCGCTCTTTATGACCTCGGCCAGGCCGTTGGATAACTGGCTCGCGGCCAGTGTTTTGAGCACGGCGGTGTCGCTGAAAACGGCCGCCGGCTGGTAGAAGACGCCTATCTGGTTCTTGAGTTTGCCGTGGTTGACGGCTGTCTTGCCCCCGATGGAGCTGTCCACCTGTGCCAGCAGGGTGGTGGGAATTTGTATGAGGGGCATCCCGCGCATGTAGGTGGCGGCCACGAATCCTGCCAGGTCGCCGATGACGCCTCCGCCAAGCGCCAGCACAGGAGTCCTGCGCTCGACGAGTGCCGCGCTCAACCCGTCGTAGAGACCGCCGGCCGCCTCGAGCGACTTGTACTCCTCGCCGTCCGGGACGGTCAGCACATCGACCTCGAAGCCGTCTTTGGCTAGCGCTTCCTTGAGGTTATATCCGTGCAACTCGAAGACGAAAGGGTTGGTGATGAGAACCAACCGGTTACTCATCCGCGCATGTTTGAGGTGACTTGAAATGTCCCGCAGAGCGCCTGAACCGATATATACATTATAGTTTGCGGCGCCCGGCGAGACCTTGAGCGTGTGCATCG
This window harbors:
- the aroB gene encoding 3-dehydroquinate synthase — protein: MHTLKVSPGAANYNVYIGSGALRDISSHLKHARMSNRLVLITNPFVFELHGYNLKEALAKDGFEVDVLTVPDGEEYKSLEAAGGLYDGLSAALVERRTPVLALGGGVIGDLAGFVAATYMRGMPLIQIPTTLLAQVDSSIGGKTAVNHGKLKNQIGVFYQPAAVFSDTAVLKTLAASQLSNGLAEVIKSAVIGDRLLFGLLERRMTELKYLDEKTLETAILRAAAVKARIVSRDERDRGLRNMLNFGHTVGHAIEAVTGFKVNHGTAVAVGMVTASRIACRMGLFPDRDLKRLMNIITAAGLPITMPELKIADVLEAIKHDKKVSGGRTKFILPVRIGQVIITDKVDLAMVAEALAE
- a CDS encoding cupin domain-containing protein encodes the protein MEEQSVNLIEAVEYQRDAVVSRTLLDKKAGTVTLFAFDAGQGLSEHTAPFDALVQVLDGEAEVTISGKAITVKQGEMVVMPAGKPHALRAIKRFKMLLVMIKA
- a CDS encoding type I 3-dehydroquinate dehydratase, which gives rise to MDTPRICAVITNTDLDSIEKVEPLVDLFEVRIDIIGKSWRDVARVLKKPWIATNRLKAEGGLWEGSEEARRDELLRALNLGASIVDIELAAPDLDEMVPVIKKKAKCLISHHDTRRTPPPAELRRIIEDELAAGADICKLVTTARSFDDNANVIGMMSEFRPAEIVAFAMGQRGQMSRILCPLCGGAFTYAAINEGAQSASGQLTVSQLRSIYEMIHL
- a CDS encoding chorismate synthase, translated to MSNSLGKLFSVTSFGESHGELVGVVIDGCPAGLALSEADLQPDLDRRKPGMSSVSSPRQEEDKGVILSGVFSGRTTGAPLCLAVWNEDKDSSAYEKTRFVPRPGHADYTAYVKYGGYADYRGGGRFSGRITSGLVMAGAVAKKLLATLRIEVLAHTTEIGGIKAIARDYDEIRKNAPGSAVHCSNLQTAEVMVQTIEKARQSGDSLGGIIEVIALGVPAGLGEPVFDTLEGELSKAFFAIPAVKGVEFGAGFSVSHLKGSENNDPFTVRKGRVLTTSNRAGGALGGISTGMPVVARIAVKPTPSISQPQRSVDLQTMSVTELAISGRHDPCIVPRAVVVTEAAMAVVLCDLAMRAGKLPGVLA
- a CDS encoding bifunctional metallophosphatase/5'-nucleotidase, encoding MGTTRKFTILHSNDMHGDFLAEASAGKGDLIGGLALLSGYINKVRKEEGNVLYVIAGDMVQGSLIDAEYKGISTMEIMNYLAPDVVTLGNHEFDYGLPHLLFLEKVANFPIVNANLYIKGYNKRLMKPFQVIPKAGFDIMFIGIITDKVIDSVKKDSLVGSFISLEEASREVGIITDAYKHDDIDLTVLLTHIGYDSDIELAKLLRPEWGVDIIIGGHSHTILEHPAKVNNVLIAQAGVGTNQIGRFDITVDDDTNSIIDYKWQLIPIEQGIAEPDTKLQEYIDSFATVVDRKYGSIICKFTEALTHPRREVETPLGDLFADALAEMGECDVMFVGSGSIRSTELGPVVTLKDYRSCFPYEDYMSRFTVTGKTLKTMFARFMRTENRNGEGECYQVNGKIRAVYNDAAHQLTSLTFDGQPVEDNKLYTAGLIGYHIINCEPYFGVTQEELLAAGKSKVIATNVTDVLEEYLKGHQNIGRKVEGRLVYV
- the pheA gene encoding prephenate dehydratase — protein: MSLEYLRRSVDDVDARLVRLLAERLKLSSEIGKEKTRLGKSLTDASREAVVMERIRKLAADEGIDASAVESVYRRIIAASKGVQGISVAFQGEPGAYSQQAAFNFFGAAIETKPCETLEDVFSAVERGEAGFAVVPVENSLEGSISKTYDLLLESPLKVCGELNLRVSHCLIASPGASLAQIKSVYSHPQALGQCQAFLKHLGCHTIPTLDTAGSVKMIKEKKLLDAAAVASSRSASIYDMRILASGIEDTTNNFTRFFVLSGEDSPPTGNDKTSLVFSVKDRPGSLFDFLRELADRKINLTKIESRPTRRKPWEYNFYLDFEGHRLDKGVAEVLKALEAHVIFLKVLGSYPKAATETGEQS
- a CDS encoding GrpB family protein; amino-acid sequence: MRKVEVVPYDPAWPRSFEAETKLLADILGAELVSIHHIGSTSVPGLQAKPIIDMLAEVCNIEALDGLNERMTSVGYTPMGEYGIAGRRYFFKGSLDSHTYHLHAFAEGHPEVARHLLFRDYLRSHPQEARRYASLKESLATKFPGDTEAYAQGKDAFIKEIDRKAAAWSLSGGCSSTSA
- a CDS encoding NrdH-redoxin, translated to MFGKSEHKVTIYTTPNCSVCRKAKEYLAGKGIAFEEIDVAADRRAADEMVQKSGQMGVPVIIADGVMLVGFNQFKLDVALKIKK
- a CDS encoding shikimate dehydrogenase — encoded protein: MINATTRLCGVIGDPVSHTLSPAMHNAVMASLGLDYAYLAFRVKSTELGTAIQGMKALGIRGLNVTIPHKAAVVPLLDELDPLARDIGAVNTIVNDNGRLKGYNTDASGFLQSLLAASFNPQGKRIVLMGAGGAARAIGFALAQSGASITVLNRKIEMEQAVLLAQNLSRVAKSKVDALELDAANLKTALVKADLLVNATSVGMSPGAGDTPVPAHLLRSSLTVFDVVYAPLETRLLREAAARGCRVISGLEMLVRQGALAFELWTGKEAPLDMMRQAALVALTQGKDGKHSKKAKEPAKVKTSVALIGFMGAGKSSVGRALARKLKKTFVDVDKLIEKKAGKSIAHIFKEDGEPAFRELERVVTAEVARQAGQVIACGGGVVLNKSNTDALRKTAVLVYLKASEGAVRKRVSSAKGKRPLLANIKGAKSIEVLMAQRRPLYEQASDITLDTSRLGIEDAADKIIERLGEYEGFRL
- a CDS encoding prephenate dehydrogenase; amino-acid sequence: MKIAIVGGAGKMGKWMARFLLAEKIEVILIGSNEERLSAARKELHVEGTTDLGAVSQADLIIISVPIATFESIVKELSRFVKKGQTVIDVTSVKTMPVEVMHRYLAGCLVLGTHPVFGPGAEGLTGHNVVLTPTSDSEKALAEQAKSFLEKRGANVKLMTPAEHDRLMAVVLGLAHYIAIVSGDTLLNLDNLADMKLASGVTFRVLMTLVASVLNEDPSLYASIQTNLPELPAIEAEFINKASQWAELVKQKDSPEFIRRMAELHNKLEQITSGDGKAYRDMYRIAEGR
- the aroA gene encoding 3-phosphoshikimate 1-carboxyvinyltransferase — translated: MPLTRLSKDWVNMKVSVSKSLVHGILDAPSSKSYTIRALMCAALSPGQSYIRRALSSDDTLAAAEVLQKIGTDVRQSAYGWRVSGGKLKAPDSELFCRDSAATFRFMIALSAVVPGTVRLVPGAGMAKRPVLPLIDALAQLNVKCRLDGSTVVVEGGSFSGGTVKMPGDVSSQFISALLLAAPLAPQGMHIELTTPLASRPYIDMTIECLKKFGIRVAASPDMADFKVARQDYRPADYTVEGDWSQASYLLALGALSGEVVVTNLNAESLQGDRVVLNLLQKMGTRLSVRRSSVMVQKSYLHGITADLTDCIDLLPTLAVLAAAAEGESHFSGIRSARLKESNRVEALKQELQKMGVRVREEENRLSIMGGRLRGAEIDSHADHRLAMAFGVLGTDVGDTTILGAESVEKTYPEFWKALASLGAKVESDVKQPG
- a CDS encoding zinc-binding protein — translated: MDDRLQPSLKEGRSSLSYQDRTLACVDCKADFTFTAAEQEFYAKKGFTNDPKRCPTCRAAKKQRLGVQETGGQRQMFPAVCATCGKDTQVPFEPRNGRPIYCSDCYTKSKS